One Vitis riparia cultivar Riparia Gloire de Montpellier isolate 1030 chromosome 4, EGFV_Vit.rip_1.0, whole genome shotgun sequence genomic window carries:
- the LOC117912210 gene encoding PH, RCC1 and FYVE domains-containing protein 1 has product MGEESLATVPFDRAVEQAIVTLKKGAYLLRCGRRGKPKFCPFRLSTDEKFLIWYSGQEEKQLRLSSITKIIPGQRTVNFQRQLQEERECRSFSLVYANGERSLDLICKDKAQADSWFLGLKAVISRCQHPRQLSTFRNCVGVQTCFNSPAGYFRRKHNLGLLEDTPKFSQVRSLCGSPTQSLSERCFSDGLSYSADSFYSSESSVSNVKNVADVSLPSSPYVEPDHLKQGEEICAGTEIQTDMLSRVAAPSHASPQMEKNDILRDVMIWGEGIEGGILGGGVYRFGNQNGMQSDALLPKLLESTTMLDVREISLGGKHAALVTKQGEVFCWGEGSGGRLGHKVNMDMGNPKIVESLTGVLVKSVSCGEYQTCALTHSGELYTWGDNGSGIDLVGERRKRSQWIPSRLSGPLNGTSISNVACGEWHMAIVSTSGQLFTYGDGTFGVLGHGKLESISQPKEVESLSGLWVKAAACGPWHTAAIVEVRADRLKFNTKGGKLFTWGDGDKGRLGHGDQERKLLPTCVAQLVDHDFVQVSCGRMLTVGLTCLGTVYTMGSAVHGQLGNPQAKDKSIAIVGGKLKDEFVKEISSGSYHVAALTSKGSLYTWGMGANGQLGLGDTEDRNSPTVVEALRDRQVESIACGSNFTAAICLHKSISSTDQSACSGCRMAFGFTRKKHNCYNCGLLFCRACSNKKFLNASLAPNKKKPFRVCDPCYTYLQRIKHSSRLLKLENHSPRQLLMTQKTSFDEKEDRGEGTPARTQFSSVGQPCNEESQSYEKKPFKNQVENQQTLEPVSSLSNGLPRWGQVPCPFLFEKYCRENSIALVPLSNNQLSSVPLCWKQSPRGSKYMVSTVVNMEKDFPDTDKILIEEVERLRSEARSLEKLCQMRSEKIQECQQKLQETWSLAREEAAKCKAAKEVIKALSSRLHTMSEKLSSERDAKDGIDSKLPQIITRYADTPKERQLDSLCGSPIVFSNSLRSMYGRDECQGHTRSVEDSCLEKIDPRQNGTRPSKLEWVEQYEPGVYITFITLASGQRGLKRVRFSRKRFTEKEAERWWEENQIGVYQNYGIEGYISSSQNKMKG; this is encoded by the exons ATGGGTGAAGAATCCTTAGCTACAGTTCCATTTGACAGAGCTGTTGAacag GCGATTGTGACTTTGAAAAAGGGTGCTTATCTTTTGAGGTGTGGACGGAGAGGGAAGCCGAAGTTCTGCCCTTTTAGGCTATCTACG GATGAGAAGTTTTTGATTTGGTATTCCGGACAGGAGGAAAAACAATTGAGATTGAGCTCAATTACAAAGATTATACCTGGGCAAAGAACT GTAAATTTTCAGAGGCAGCTTCAAGAAGAAAGGGAGTGTCGGTCCTTTTCACTTGTCTATGCTAACGGCGAAAGGTCACTTGATCTG ATATGCAAGGACAAAGCACAGGCTGATTCTTGGTTTTTAGGCTTGAAAGCTGTGATATCCAGATGCCAACATCCTAGACAATTGAGCACATTCAGAAACTGCGTAGGCGTACAAACTTGTTTCAATAGCCCAGCAGGTTATTTTCGAAGAAAGCATAATCTAGGACTTCTAGAGGATACACCAAAGTTTAGTCAG GTACGCAGCTTATGTGGAAGCCCTACACAGTCACTTTCAGAGAGGTGTTTTTCTGATGGCTTATCGTATTCTGCTGATAGCTTTTATTCATCAGAATCGAGTGTATCGAATGTGAAAAATGTAGCGGATGTCTCACTTCCAAGTTCTCCTTATGTTGAACCAGATCATCTCAAACAGGGAGAAGAAATCTGTGCTGGCACAGAAATTCAAACAGATATGCTGAGTCGGGTTGCTGCACCTTCTCATGCATCACCacaaatggaaaagaatgatATTTTGAGGGATGTCATGATATGGGGAGAAGGAATAGAAGGAGGGATCTTAGGAGGTGGGGTCTATAGGTTTGGTAACCAAAATGGGATGCAATCGGATGCTTTGCTTCCCAAGTTACTAGAATCCACCACAATGTTAGATGTGCGAGAAATATCTTTAGGGGGGAAGCATGCTGCCCTAGTTACCAAACAGGGGGAAGTCTTTTGCTGGGGTGAGGGGAGTGGGGGAAGGCTTGGGCATAAAGTTAACATGGATATGGGCAACCCAAAAATTGTTGAATCCCTTACTGGTGTCCTTGTAAAATCTGTTTCCTGTGGGGAATATCAAACGTGTGCTCTGACGCATTCTGGTGAACTCTATACATGGGGTGACAATGGTTCTGGTATAGATTTAGTGGGTGAGAGGAGAAAGAGAAGTCAGTGGATACCAAGTCGGCTTTCTGGTCCTTTGAATGGTACAAGTATATCAAATGTTGCTTGTGGGGAATGGCATATGGCAATTGTGTCCACTTCTGGACAATTATTTACCTATGGAGATGGAACTTTTGGGGTTCTTGGGCATGGAAAGCTTGAAAGCATTTCTCAACCGAAAGAAGTTGAGTCTCTCAGTGGTTTATGGGTTAAAGCTGCTGCATGTGGACCATGGCATACAGCCGCTATTGTGGAAGTCAGGGCTGACCGCCTGAAGTTCAACACTAAAGGTGGGAAGTTGTTTACATGGGGTGATGGGGATAAAGGAAGACTTGGGCATGGTGATCAAGAGAGGAAGCTTTTACCAACATGTGTTGCGCAACTTGTGGATCATGATTTTGTTCAGGTTTCTTGTGGGAGAATGTTGACTGTCGGACTTACATGTTTGGGGACAGTTTACACAATGGGAAGTGCAGTGCATGGGCAGTTAGGAAATCCACAAGCCAAGGATAAATCAATTGCAATTGTTGGAGGGAAGCTTAAAGACGAATTTGTTAAAGAGATTTCATCAGGATCATATCATGTTGCTGCATTGACATCAAAGGGAAGCCTTTATACATGGGGCATGGGTGCAAATGGGCAGTTAGGATTAGGTGATACTGAAGATAGGAACTCCCCAACTGTAGTGGAGGCGTTGAGAGATAGACAAGTAGAAAGTATTGCTTGTGGATCAAATTTTACTGCTGCAATCTGTTTACACAAGTCAATATCTAGCACTGACCAATCAGCTTGTAGTGGATGTAGAATGGCTTTTGGGTTTACAAGGAAGAAGCATAATTGTTATAATTGTGGTCTTCTATTCTGTCGTGCTTGTAGTAATAAGAAGTTTCTAAATGCATCTCTAGCGCCTAATAAAAAAAAGCCTTTTCGAGTTTGTGATCCATGCTACACCTATCTGCAAAGGATTAAACATTCAAGTAGACTATTAAAGCTGGAAAATCATAGTCCAAGACAGCTATTGATGACACAAAAGACGTCGTTCGATGAGAAAGAGGACAGGGGGGAAGGAACTCCTGCACGGACTCAATTTTCATCGGTTGGACAGCCCTGTAATGAGGAAAGCCAGTCCTATGAAAAGAAACCATTCAAAAACCAAGTGGAAAACCAGCAGACTCTAGAACCAGTTTCTTCTTTGTCAAATGGACTGCCTAGATGGGGTCAAGTTCCATGCccttttctatttgaaaaatattgtagAGAAAATTCTATAGCATTGGTTCCTCTTTCCAATAATCAGCTATCGTCTGTTCCTCTGTGTTGGAAACAGAGCCCCCGGGGATCTAAATATATGGTATCCACTGTTGTGAACATGGAGAAAGATTTTCCAGACACAGATAAGATTCTCATAGAAGAAGTTGAGAGGCTGAGATCTGAG GCTAGGAGCCTTGAAAAGCTATGTCAAATGAGAAGTGAGAAGATTCAAGAATGTCAACAAAAATTACAAGAAACATGGTCTCTAGCAAGGGAGGAAGCTGCCAAGTGTAAAGCAGCAAAGGAGGTTATAAAAGCTTTATCATCAAGG CTTCATACGATGTCAGAGAAACTGTCTTCTGAAAGAGATGCAAAGGATGGAATTGATTCAAAGCTGCCTCAAATCATTACAAGATATGCAGATACTCCGAAAGAGAGACAGCTAGATAGTCTGTGTGGCTCTCCAATTGTGTTCTCTAATTCCCTGAGATCTATGTATGGGAGAGATGAGTGTCAAGGCCATACTAGATCAGTAGAGGATTCATGCCTCGAGAAAATAGATCCTAGACAGAATGGAACTAGGCCATCCAAGCTTGAATGGGTGGAGCAGTATGAACCTGGCGTATATATCACATTCATAACTTTAGCAAGTGGGCAAAGAGGCCTCAAGCGGGTGAGATTCAG CCGCAAACGATTTACTGAGAAGGAAGCAGAGCGATGGTGGGAAGAGAATCAAATAGGAGTATATCAAAATTATGGGATTGAAGGATACATAAGCTCCAGCCAAAATAAGATGAAGGGCTAG